In one Paenibacillus sp. JQZ6Y-1 genomic region, the following are encoded:
- a CDS encoding YigZ family protein encodes MTTDKPERYKTIKEAGAKGIVIKKSRFIGHSKPVATEEEALEFIESIKKQHWNATHNCSAYLIGSRGEIQRQSDDGEPSGTAGKPILEVIKHQGLQDIAIVVTRYFGGIMLGAGGLIRAYTDGAVAAIEAGQSITNVLHQEVLVEIEYTWLGKLENELRNRGIVMGDTEFTDKVILHCLPVASEAEAFQAWMTDLTQGQAEIMPGEQHYLIEQD; translated from the coding sequence ATGACAACGGATAAGCCGGAACGCTACAAAACGATAAAAGAAGCTGGAGCCAAGGGAATTGTGATTAAAAAGTCACGTTTTATTGGTCACTCCAAACCGGTGGCAACCGAAGAAGAAGCGCTTGAATTTATCGAGAGCATCAAAAAGCAACATTGGAACGCCACCCATAACTGTTCTGCCTATCTGATCGGCTCACGGGGTGAGATTCAGCGCCAATCCGATGACGGAGAGCCAAGCGGTACAGCGGGCAAGCCTATTTTGGAGGTGATCAAACATCAGGGGTTGCAGGATATCGCCATTGTGGTTACGCGTTATTTTGGCGGTATTATGCTAGGAGCAGGCGGGCTGATTCGTGCCTATACGGACGGGGCGGTTGCTGCTATTGAAGCCGGACAGTCGATCACCAATGTGCTTCATCAGGAAGTGCTGGTTGAGATTGAATACACATGGCTGGGCAAATTGGAGAATGAATTGCGCAATCGCGGCATTGTGATGGGCGATACAGAATTTACGGATAAGGTGATTTTGCATTGCTTGCCGGTTGCTAGTGAGGCAGAGGCATTTCAGGCGTGGATGACTGATTTGACCCAAGGACAGGCAGAGATTATGCCGGGAGAACAGCACTATTTGATTGAACAGGATTAG
- a CDS encoding TetR/AcrR family transcriptional regulator yields MARRAVEQELSRERILEAARHLFVTKGYRAISMRSIGQHLGYSHGSLYYHFKEKAELFYAIVMEDFDHLCQLLIQVKEAPDTGDNNQVERLLLEFIRFGLNNAHQYEIMFMIRDEELLSYCRAEQARCFEVFASIVRQQMDLNEHSLEAMHTVPLSLFLSILGFISYYIQDRVSFEEVEAAAVAHVKTLCRVL; encoded by the coding sequence ATGGCGCGTAGAGCGGTTGAGCAGGAGTTATCAAGAGAGAGAATTTTGGAGGCAGCTAGGCATCTGTTTGTGACCAAAGGTTACCGCGCAATCTCGATGCGGAGTATCGGTCAACATCTCGGATATAGCCACGGTTCGCTATATTATCATTTCAAGGAAAAAGCGGAGTTGTTTTATGCCATTGTGATGGAGGATTTTGACCATCTTTGTCAGTTGCTGATTCAGGTCAAAGAAGCACCAGACACAGGCGACAACAATCAGGTAGAACGTTTGCTACTGGAATTTATCCGTTTTGGGCTGAATAATGCCCACCAGTATGAAATTATGTTTATGATTCGCGATGAAGAGCTGTTGAGCTATTGTCGTGCTGAACAAGCGCGATGTTTTGAGGTGTTCGCCTCGATCGTACGTCAGCAGATGGATCTGAACGAGCATTCGCTGGAAGCGATGCATACCGTACCGCTAAGCTTGTTTTTATCGATTCTGGGTTTTATTTCATATTATATTCAGGATCGCGTGAGCTTTGAGGAAGTGGAAGCGGCAGCGGTAGCGCATGTAAAGACCTTGTGCCGGGTATTGTAA
- a CDS encoding secondary thiamine-phosphate synthase enzyme YjbQ, with product MLETMQLSTGKRDEMRDITREVAAVVSRSGVQEGTVLIYCPHTTAGIAINENADPDVKHDVLMRLDEVYPWEHPKYRHMEGNTASHLKSITTGPSQTVIIHDGKLLLGRWQGIYFCEFDGPRQRQYLIKIMAG from the coding sequence ATGTTGGAAACGATGCAATTATCCACCGGAAAGCGCGACGAGATGAGAGATATTACACGCGAGGTTGCCGCAGTAGTCAGCCGCAGTGGCGTGCAGGAAGGAACCGTTCTGATTTATTGCCCACATACCACCGCAGGCATCGCCATCAATGAAAATGCCGATCCTGATGTTAAGCATGATGTATTGATGCGTCTGGACGAAGTATATCCGTGGGAGCATCCAAAATATCGCCATATGGAAGGTAATACTGCCTCCCATCTCAAATCCATCACCACCGGTCCATCGCAAACGGTCATCATCCATGATGGCAAGCTGCTACTCGGTCGCTGGCAAGGCATCTATTTCTGCGAATTTGACGGCCCACGCCAGCGTCAATATTTGATCAAAATTATGGCGGGTTAA
- the cysT gene encoding sulfate ABC transporter permease subunit CysT translates to MNNRNTTGNRQRSHSVNNTIIRHKGWTWGFRSTVLLYFLILIVLPIAGVYVNSLSDGWSAFLENISDPIAWKAVLLTLKLALIATLINAVIGTMAAWVLVRYDFLGKSLLNSMVDLPFALPTAVGGLMILVLLGPRSLVGQAAASLGLDLVFHQPAIIVAMVFVTFPFVIRAIQPLLEELDTSAEEASYTLGASKARTFFNVILPAMMPGILSGGMLAFSRALAEFGAVVLVAGNIPGRTLTASVYIFSEVESDNEAGAAAVSIMLLTLSFLILWLINLVQTRRDAK, encoded by the coding sequence ATGAATAATCGCAATACAACAGGGAACAGGCAAAGGAGTCATAGCGTGAATAACACAATTATTCGACACAAAGGATGGACTTGGGGATTTCGTTCCACCGTTCTGCTGTACTTTTTGATCTTGATTGTGCTGCCGATCGCTGGCGTGTATGTGAATTCGTTATCGGACGGCTGGTCAGCTTTTTTGGAAAATATCAGTGATCCGATCGCTTGGAAAGCAGTGCTGTTAACGCTGAAGCTGGCGCTGATAGCCACCTTGATCAATGCGGTGATTGGCACGATGGCGGCTTGGGTTCTCGTGCGATACGATTTTCTAGGCAAATCGCTGCTAAACAGTATGGTCGATCTGCCGTTTGCCTTGCCAACAGCGGTCGGCGGTTTGATGATTCTCGTACTGCTCGGTCCGCGTAGTCTCGTTGGTCAGGCAGCAGCATCACTCGGATTGGATCTGGTATTTCATCAGCCGGCCATTATTGTTGCCATGGTATTCGTTACCTTTCCGTTTGTGATTCGGGCCATTCAGCCATTGCTGGAGGAGTTGGATACGTCGGCAGAGGAAGCGTCGTATACGCTGGGTGCCTCGAAAGCACGGACATTTTTTAATGTCATATTGCCGGCGATGATGCCGGGGATACTGAGCGGCGGGATGCTGGCATTTTCCAGAGCGCTTGCTGAATTTGGGGCAGTCGTACTGGTAGCTGGCAATATCCCTGGACGTACGCTAACCGCTTCGGTTTATATTTTCAGTGAAGTGGAGAGTGACAATGAAGCGGGAGCAGCAGCGGTCTCGATTATGCTGCTGACCTTGTCCTTCTTGATCCTGTGGCTGATCAATCTGGTGCAGACGAGGAGGGACGCCAAATGA